The Melospiza melodia melodia isolate bMelMel2 chromosome 7, bMelMel2.pri, whole genome shotgun sequence genome has a segment encoding these proteins:
- the LOC134420582 gene encoding olfactory receptor 14A16-like, with amino-acid sequence MFFFLLNLALSDLGSICTTVPKAMHNSLWDTRDISYAGCAAQVFFFLFFIGAEFSLLTIMCYDRYVSICKPLHYGTLLGSRACAHMAAAAWASGFLTALLYIANTFSLPLCKGNALGQFFCDIPQILKLSCSHSTFRNIWISLLGVCLSFGCFVFIVFSYVQIFRAVLRIPSEQGQHKAFSTCLPHLAVVSLFISTGFFAYLNPPSISSPLLDLAVSVLYSVVPPALNPLIYSLRNQE; translated from the coding sequence atgttcttcttcctgctcaacctggccctcagtgacctgggctccatctgcaccactgtccccaaagccatgcacaattccctctgggacactagGGACATCTCCtatgcaggatgtgctgcacaggttttcttctttctcttcttcattggagcagaattttccctcctgaccatcatgtgctacgaccgctacgtgtccatctgcaaacccctgcactatgggaccctcctgggcagcagagcttgtgcccacatggcagcagctgcctgggccagtggctttctcactgctctgctgtatatagccaatacattttccctgcccctgtgcaagGGCAATgctctgggccagttcttctgtgatatcccccagatcctcaagctctcctgctcacactccaccttccgaAATATTTGGATTTcgttgcttggtgtctgtttaagttttggttgttttgtgttcattgttttctcctatgtgcagattttcagggctgtgctgaggatcccctctgagcagggacaacacaaagccttttccacctgcctccctcacctggctgtggtctccctgttcatcagcactggcttttttgcctacctgaaccccccctccatctcctccccattgcTGGAcctggctgtgtcagttctgtactcagtggtgcctccagccctgaaccccctgatctacagcctgaggaatcaggag